One region of Salvia miltiorrhiza cultivar Shanhuang (shh) chromosome 3, IMPLAD_Smil_shh, whole genome shotgun sequence genomic DNA includes:
- the LOC131013915 gene encoding ABC transporter G family member 15-like isoform X2 → MAVMGPSGSGKSTFLDSLAGRLSGNVVMSGNVILNGKIRKSLHYGIVAYVTQEDVLLGTLTVKETIAYSASLRLPSNVTKDEMAEIIQNTIAELGLEDCADHLIGNWHLRGISGGEKKRLSIALEIITQPLLLFLDEPTSGLDSASAFFVAQALRNVARRGRTIITSIHQPSSEVFSLFDDLLLLSSGQTIYFGEAQPALEFFAEAGFPCPHTRSPSDHYLRCINSDFDYINNALMGSKRIRNIEDVSGQNMHLTTAEIRARLLHKYRNSKLAGRVRAKIKELSVTEGFVYEESRGSHATWMKQLRTLIKRSFTNMCRDFGYYWLRILIYIVVSLCVGSVFHDIGSGYHAILARGACGGFVSGFMTFMAIGGFPSFIEEIKVFYKERLNGHYGVGVFIVSNFVSSFPFLVVMSLSSVSITYFMVKYHPGFSHFMYAFIDLLLSISVVESCMMVVAALVPNFLMGVVVGAGFIGIMMATAGFFRLLPDLPTVFWKYPISYINYMAWALQGAYKNDMIGMEFDPPEPGQPKLKGEVVLSSLLGIPLRHSKWWDLGAVAAILVAYRLLFFSILKLKERAVPLFHHYYTKRTLHHLTRRPSFRNLPLPPFPSKRHHVVHSLSSQEGLNSPLH, encoded by the exons ATGGCTGTTATGGGCCCTTCTGGCTCCGGCAAGTCCACTTTTCTTGATTCTCTTgcag GCAGGCTTTCAGGAAATGTAGTAATGTCCGGAAATGTTATTCTCAAcggaaaaataagaaagagtcTTCACTACGGCATTGTT GCTTATGTAACCCAAGAAGATGTGCTTCTGGGGACTCTGACAGTGAAAGAAACGATAGCATATTCAGCATCCCTGAGGCTGCCAAGCAACGTAACGAAAGACGAGATGGCGGAAATAATACAAAACACGATAGCAGAATTGGGATTGGAGGATTGCGCCGATCACCTGATCGGAAACTGGCACCTAAGAGGCATAAGTGGGGGCGAGAAGAAGCGGCTGAGCATCGCCCTCGAGATCATAACACAGCCGCTTCTTCTCTTTCTTGATGAGCCAACCAGTGGTCTCGACAGTGCCTCCGCTTTCTTCGTGGCTCAGGCTCTGAGAAACGTCGCGCGTCGCGGCAGGACCATCATCACCTCCATTCACCAGCCTAGCAGTGAggttttctctctctttgatgATCTCTTACTGCTCTCCTCCGGCCAAACTATCTACTTCGGAGAGGCTCAACCCGCACTTGAG TTCTTTGCTGAAGCGGGATTTCCTTGTCCGCACACGAGGAGCCCTTCAGATCATTATCTTCGCTGTATTAACTCAGACTTCGATTACATAAACAATGCATTGATGGGATCGAAGAGAATAAGA AATATAGAAGATGTGTCTGGCCAAAATATGCATTTAACAACAGCAGAGATCAGAGCGAGGCTTCTCCACAAATACCGAAATTCGAAACTCGCCGGAAGAGTGCGAGCTAAGATCAAAGAATTATCAGTTACT GAAGGATTTGTTTATGAGGAAAGTAGAGGGAGCCATGCAACATGGATGAAGCAACTTAGAACATTGATAAAGCGATCATTCACAAACATGTGTAGAGATTTTGGGTATTACTGGCTGCGTATCCTAATCTACATAGTAGTATCTCTTTGTGTGGGTTCAGTCTTCCACGATATTGGATCTGGTTATCACGCAATTCTGGCTAGAGGAGCATGTGGTGGATTTGTGTCTGGGTTTATGACTTTCATGGCAATTGGAGGCTTCCCATCATTCATTGAAGAAATTAAG GTATTTTACAAAGAAAGGCTGAACGGACATTATGGTGTTGGGGTATTTATAGTATCTAACTTCGTGTCTTCGTTTCCTTTCTTGGTTGTGATGTCGTTGAGTTCAGTATCCATCACCTACTTCATGGTGAAGTATCACCCCGGCTTCTCCCACTTCATGTACGCTTTCATCGACCTTCTTCTCTCCATCTCCGTCGTCGAGAGCTGCATGATGGTGGTTGCCGCCCTCGTCCCCAATTTCTTGATGGGAGTCGTTGTTGGCGCTGGTTTTATT GGCATCATGATGGCTACAGCTGGTTTTTTCCGGCTGCTTCCCGATCTTCCAACGGTATTCTGGAAATATCCCATCTCCTACATCAACTACATGGCATGGGCATTACAGGGAGCTTATAAAAACGACATGATCGGGATGGAGTTCGACCCCCCGGAGCCGGGGCAGCCGAAACTGAAGGGGGAAGTAGTTCTAAGCTCATTGCTGGGTATACCGCTGCGGCACTCCAAATGGTGGGATTTGGGTGCCGTTGCAGCCATTCTCGTAGCCTACAGACTGCTATTCTTTTCAATTCTCAAGTTGAAGGAGAGAGCCGTCCCGCTCTTTCATCATTACTATACTAAGAGAACTCTTCACCATCTCACCCGCCGCCCTTCCTTCCGAAACTTGCCGCTGCCGCCCTTCCCTTCCAAGAGGCATCACGTCGTCCACTCCTTGTCTTCTCAAGAGGGCCTCAACTCTCCACTTCATTga
- the LOC131013915 gene encoding ABC transporter G family member 15-like isoform X1, whose amino-acid sequence MENVNMEIEIAAAAAPDLHGEGAGDVEVGGGAAFLAWEDLTALLPNSGNGPTRRLINGLTGYALPGRIMAVMGPSGSGKSTFLDSLAGRLSGNVVMSGNVILNGKIRKSLHYGIVAYVTQEDVLLGTLTVKETIAYSASLRLPSNVTKDEMAEIIQNTIAELGLEDCADHLIGNWHLRGISGGEKKRLSIALEIITQPLLLFLDEPTSGLDSASAFFVAQALRNVARRGRTIITSIHQPSSEVFSLFDDLLLLSSGQTIYFGEAQPALEFFAEAGFPCPHTRSPSDHYLRCINSDFDYINNALMGSKRIRNIEDVSGQNMHLTTAEIRARLLHKYRNSKLAGRVRAKIKELSVTEGFVYEESRGSHATWMKQLRTLIKRSFTNMCRDFGYYWLRILIYIVVSLCVGSVFHDIGSGYHAILARGACGGFVSGFMTFMAIGGFPSFIEEIKVFYKERLNGHYGVGVFIVSNFVSSFPFLVVMSLSSVSITYFMVKYHPGFSHFMYAFIDLLLSISVVESCMMVVAALVPNFLMGVVVGAGFIGIMMATAGFFRLLPDLPTVFWKYPISYINYMAWALQGAYKNDMIGMEFDPPEPGQPKLKGEVVLSSLLGIPLRHSKWWDLGAVAAILVAYRLLFFSILKLKERAVPLFHHYYTKRTLHHLTRRPSFRNLPLPPFPSKRHHVVHSLSSQEGLNSPLH is encoded by the exons ATGGAAAATGTGAATATGGAGATAGAaatagcagcagcagcagctcctgaTCTTCACGGTGAGGGTGCAGGAGATGTGGAGGTTGGGGGAGGAGCGGCCTTCCTAGCGTGGGAGGATTTGACGGCGCTGCTCCCCAACTCCGGCAACGGGCCCACCAGAAGGCTCATTAATGGCTTAACTGGTTATGCCCTTCCCGGCAGAATCATGGCTGTTATGGGCCCTTCTGGCTCCGGCAAGTCCACTTTTCTTGATTCTCTTgcag GCAGGCTTTCAGGAAATGTAGTAATGTCCGGAAATGTTATTCTCAAcggaaaaataagaaagagtcTTCACTACGGCATTGTT GCTTATGTAACCCAAGAAGATGTGCTTCTGGGGACTCTGACAGTGAAAGAAACGATAGCATATTCAGCATCCCTGAGGCTGCCAAGCAACGTAACGAAAGACGAGATGGCGGAAATAATACAAAACACGATAGCAGAATTGGGATTGGAGGATTGCGCCGATCACCTGATCGGAAACTGGCACCTAAGAGGCATAAGTGGGGGCGAGAAGAAGCGGCTGAGCATCGCCCTCGAGATCATAACACAGCCGCTTCTTCTCTTTCTTGATGAGCCAACCAGTGGTCTCGACAGTGCCTCCGCTTTCTTCGTGGCTCAGGCTCTGAGAAACGTCGCGCGTCGCGGCAGGACCATCATCACCTCCATTCACCAGCCTAGCAGTGAggttttctctctctttgatgATCTCTTACTGCTCTCCTCCGGCCAAACTATCTACTTCGGAGAGGCTCAACCCGCACTTGAG TTCTTTGCTGAAGCGGGATTTCCTTGTCCGCACACGAGGAGCCCTTCAGATCATTATCTTCGCTGTATTAACTCAGACTTCGATTACATAAACAATGCATTGATGGGATCGAAGAGAATAAGA AATATAGAAGATGTGTCTGGCCAAAATATGCATTTAACAACAGCAGAGATCAGAGCGAGGCTTCTCCACAAATACCGAAATTCGAAACTCGCCGGAAGAGTGCGAGCTAAGATCAAAGAATTATCAGTTACT GAAGGATTTGTTTATGAGGAAAGTAGAGGGAGCCATGCAACATGGATGAAGCAACTTAGAACATTGATAAAGCGATCATTCACAAACATGTGTAGAGATTTTGGGTATTACTGGCTGCGTATCCTAATCTACATAGTAGTATCTCTTTGTGTGGGTTCAGTCTTCCACGATATTGGATCTGGTTATCACGCAATTCTGGCTAGAGGAGCATGTGGTGGATTTGTGTCTGGGTTTATGACTTTCATGGCAATTGGAGGCTTCCCATCATTCATTGAAGAAATTAAG GTATTTTACAAAGAAAGGCTGAACGGACATTATGGTGTTGGGGTATTTATAGTATCTAACTTCGTGTCTTCGTTTCCTTTCTTGGTTGTGATGTCGTTGAGTTCAGTATCCATCACCTACTTCATGGTGAAGTATCACCCCGGCTTCTCCCACTTCATGTACGCTTTCATCGACCTTCTTCTCTCCATCTCCGTCGTCGAGAGCTGCATGATGGTGGTTGCCGCCCTCGTCCCCAATTTCTTGATGGGAGTCGTTGTTGGCGCTGGTTTTATT GGCATCATGATGGCTACAGCTGGTTTTTTCCGGCTGCTTCCCGATCTTCCAACGGTATTCTGGAAATATCCCATCTCCTACATCAACTACATGGCATGGGCATTACAGGGAGCTTATAAAAACGACATGATCGGGATGGAGTTCGACCCCCCGGAGCCGGGGCAGCCGAAACTGAAGGGGGAAGTAGTTCTAAGCTCATTGCTGGGTATACCGCTGCGGCACTCCAAATGGTGGGATTTGGGTGCCGTTGCAGCCATTCTCGTAGCCTACAGACTGCTATTCTTTTCAATTCTCAAGTTGAAGGAGAGAGCCGTCCCGCTCTTTCATCATTACTATACTAAGAGAACTCTTCACCATCTCACCCGCCGCCCTTCCTTCCGAAACTTGCCGCTGCCGCCCTTCCCTTCCAAGAGGCATCACGTCGTCCACTCCTTGTCTTCTCAAGAGGGCCTCAACTCTCCACTTCATTga
- the LOC131013915 gene encoding ABC transporter G family member 15-like isoform X3, which translates to MSGNVILNGKIRKSLHYGIVAYVTQEDVLLGTLTVKETIAYSASLRLPSNVTKDEMAEIIQNTIAELGLEDCADHLIGNWHLRGISGGEKKRLSIALEIITQPLLLFLDEPTSGLDSASAFFVAQALRNVARRGRTIITSIHQPSSEVFSLFDDLLLLSSGQTIYFGEAQPALEFFAEAGFPCPHTRSPSDHYLRCINSDFDYINNALMGSKRIRNIEDVSGQNMHLTTAEIRARLLHKYRNSKLAGRVRAKIKELSVTEGFVYEESRGSHATWMKQLRTLIKRSFTNMCRDFGYYWLRILIYIVVSLCVGSVFHDIGSGYHAILARGACGGFVSGFMTFMAIGGFPSFIEEIKVFYKERLNGHYGVGVFIVSNFVSSFPFLVVMSLSSVSITYFMVKYHPGFSHFMYAFIDLLLSISVVESCMMVVAALVPNFLMGVVVGAGFIGIMMATAGFFRLLPDLPTVFWKYPISYINYMAWALQGAYKNDMIGMEFDPPEPGQPKLKGEVVLSSLLGIPLRHSKWWDLGAVAAILVAYRLLFFSILKLKERAVPLFHHYYTKRTLHHLTRRPSFRNLPLPPFPSKRHHVVHSLSSQEGLNSPLH; encoded by the exons ATGTCCGGAAATGTTATTCTCAAcggaaaaataagaaagagtcTTCACTACGGCATTGTT GCTTATGTAACCCAAGAAGATGTGCTTCTGGGGACTCTGACAGTGAAAGAAACGATAGCATATTCAGCATCCCTGAGGCTGCCAAGCAACGTAACGAAAGACGAGATGGCGGAAATAATACAAAACACGATAGCAGAATTGGGATTGGAGGATTGCGCCGATCACCTGATCGGAAACTGGCACCTAAGAGGCATAAGTGGGGGCGAGAAGAAGCGGCTGAGCATCGCCCTCGAGATCATAACACAGCCGCTTCTTCTCTTTCTTGATGAGCCAACCAGTGGTCTCGACAGTGCCTCCGCTTTCTTCGTGGCTCAGGCTCTGAGAAACGTCGCGCGTCGCGGCAGGACCATCATCACCTCCATTCACCAGCCTAGCAGTGAggttttctctctctttgatgATCTCTTACTGCTCTCCTCCGGCCAAACTATCTACTTCGGAGAGGCTCAACCCGCACTTGAG TTCTTTGCTGAAGCGGGATTTCCTTGTCCGCACACGAGGAGCCCTTCAGATCATTATCTTCGCTGTATTAACTCAGACTTCGATTACATAAACAATGCATTGATGGGATCGAAGAGAATAAGA AATATAGAAGATGTGTCTGGCCAAAATATGCATTTAACAACAGCAGAGATCAGAGCGAGGCTTCTCCACAAATACCGAAATTCGAAACTCGCCGGAAGAGTGCGAGCTAAGATCAAAGAATTATCAGTTACT GAAGGATTTGTTTATGAGGAAAGTAGAGGGAGCCATGCAACATGGATGAAGCAACTTAGAACATTGATAAAGCGATCATTCACAAACATGTGTAGAGATTTTGGGTATTACTGGCTGCGTATCCTAATCTACATAGTAGTATCTCTTTGTGTGGGTTCAGTCTTCCACGATATTGGATCTGGTTATCACGCAATTCTGGCTAGAGGAGCATGTGGTGGATTTGTGTCTGGGTTTATGACTTTCATGGCAATTGGAGGCTTCCCATCATTCATTGAAGAAATTAAG GTATTTTACAAAGAAAGGCTGAACGGACATTATGGTGTTGGGGTATTTATAGTATCTAACTTCGTGTCTTCGTTTCCTTTCTTGGTTGTGATGTCGTTGAGTTCAGTATCCATCACCTACTTCATGGTGAAGTATCACCCCGGCTTCTCCCACTTCATGTACGCTTTCATCGACCTTCTTCTCTCCATCTCCGTCGTCGAGAGCTGCATGATGGTGGTTGCCGCCCTCGTCCCCAATTTCTTGATGGGAGTCGTTGTTGGCGCTGGTTTTATT GGCATCATGATGGCTACAGCTGGTTTTTTCCGGCTGCTTCCCGATCTTCCAACGGTATTCTGGAAATATCCCATCTCCTACATCAACTACATGGCATGGGCATTACAGGGAGCTTATAAAAACGACATGATCGGGATGGAGTTCGACCCCCCGGAGCCGGGGCAGCCGAAACTGAAGGGGGAAGTAGTTCTAAGCTCATTGCTGGGTATACCGCTGCGGCACTCCAAATGGTGGGATTTGGGTGCCGTTGCAGCCATTCTCGTAGCCTACAGACTGCTATTCTTTTCAATTCTCAAGTTGAAGGAGAGAGCCGTCCCGCTCTTTCATCATTACTATACTAAGAGAACTCTTCACCATCTCACCCGCCGCCCTTCCTTCCGAAACTTGCCGCTGCCGCCCTTCCCTTCCAAGAGGCATCACGTCGTCCACTCCTTGTCTTCTCAAGAGGGCCTCAACTCTCCACTTCATTga
- the LOC131018577 gene encoding uncharacterized mitochondrial protein AtMg00310-like produces the protein MSCFAIPDQICQRLNSVAARFFWGQKNEERRIHWKSWRKLCIPKKDRGMGFRDLSLFNQAMLAKQACRILQNGTTLLARSLKARYFPRSDILLASKAHNPSFVWKSLLVGRDLLLEGLAWRVGDRTRIRIGRDAWLPDGRENFRPARVNEQWADLKVVDLLLDN, from the coding sequence ATGAGCTGCTTCGCCATCCCTGATCAGATTTGCCAGAGACTTAATAGTGTGGCTGCAAGGTTTTTCTGGGGTCAAAAGAATGAAGAAAGGAGAATTCACTGGAAAAGCTGGAGAAAGCTTTGTATCCCGAAGAAGGATAGGGGAATGGGTTTCAGAGACCTAAGCTTGTTTAATCAAGCAATGTTGGCAAAGCAAGCGTGTCGGATCCTCCAGAATGGTACCACTCTTTTAGCTCGCTCCCTTAAAGCTAGATATTTCCCTCGATCGGACATACTCCTTGCTAGTAAAGCCCATAATCCTTCTTTTGTTTGGAAAAGCTTACTAGTTGGACGTGATCTTCTCCTCGAGGGATTAGCTTGGCGTGTTGGAGACCGCACTAGAATTCGTATCGGTAGGGATGCTTGGTTACCGGATGGAAGAGAAAATTTTAGACCTGCTCGTGTTAATGA